A window from Aquiluna borgnonia encodes these proteins:
- a CDS encoding homoserine dehydrogenase yields the protein MQTAYRPIRVALLGAGSVGSQVARLLIENKEELAQRVGAELELTGIAVRNLDSKREGNLPSHLFTTDAEALIESSDLVIELMGGIEPARSYVRMALNSGADVITANKALIAAHGPELFDLAEQLGAQLYFEAAVGGAIPIIRPLRESLAGDKVNKVMGIVNGTTNFILDRMESTGASFEDALREAQDLGYAEADPTADVEGFDAASKAAILASLAFHSEVPVEQVYREGITKVTALQIETARESGYAVKLLAICERIPASDGQPEGIAVRVHPTLIPEEHPLAAVRGAYNAVFVEAESAGQLMFYGAGAGGTQTASAVLGDLVGAAKRHLAGGPGLADSVHANLPILPVQAVTTRYQVTLRVTDLPGVLASVATVFANHEVSVETVDQNPAGKDSGALLTITTHEASERDLDSVVADLRSNAAVQNVDSVIRVEGI from the coding sequence ATGCAAACCGCATACCGACCAATTCGTGTTGCGCTGCTGGGAGCGGGCTCTGTGGGCTCTCAGGTTGCAAGACTTTTGATTGAGAATAAAGAGGAGTTGGCCCAGCGCGTTGGTGCAGAGCTTGAACTGACCGGAATCGCGGTGCGGAATCTAGATTCCAAGCGCGAGGGGAATCTGCCCAGCCACCTCTTCACCACTGACGCCGAGGCGCTCATTGAATCTTCCGACTTGGTCATTGAGCTGATGGGTGGCATTGAGCCTGCCAGATCATACGTTCGTATGGCGCTCAACAGCGGAGCTGATGTGATTACTGCCAACAAGGCTCTGATTGCTGCCCACGGTCCCGAGCTTTTTGATCTTGCCGAGCAGCTTGGTGCTCAGCTCTACTTTGAAGCTGCCGTAGGTGGAGCGATTCCAATCATCAGGCCGCTGCGCGAGTCTCTCGCTGGCGACAAAGTCAACAAGGTCATGGGCATCGTCAACGGAACCACGAACTTCATTTTGGACCGCATGGAATCCACCGGTGCTAGCTTCGAGGACGCGCTCAGGGAGGCGCAGGACCTGGGTTACGCAGAAGCTGACCCCACCGCTGATGTCGAGGGCTTTGATGCGGCTAGCAAGGCGGCCATTTTGGCATCGCTCGCCTTCCACTCCGAGGTTCCGGTCGAGCAGGTTTATCGCGAGGGCATTACCAAGGTGACGGCCCTGCAGATCGAAACCGCTCGGGAGTCTGGCTACGCGGTAAAGCTTTTGGCAATTTGCGAGCGTATTCCGGCGAGCGATGGCCAACCTGAGGGAATTGCCGTCAGAGTCCACCCCACGCTGATTCCTGAAGAGCATCCGCTGGCTGCAGTCAGGGGTGCCTACAACGCGGTCTTCGTTGAGGCCGAGAGCGCCGGGCAGCTGATGTTTTACGGGGCAGGTGCCGGTGGAACTCAGACTGCCTCTGCGGTGCTGGGCGATTTGGTTGGGGCTGCCAAGCGCCACCTTGCAGGCGGTCCTGGTCTTGCCGATTCAGTGCATGCCAACCTCCCGATTCTTCCTGTGCAGGCGGTGACCACCCGCTATCAGGTGACACTCCGCGTCACTGACCTACCCGGAGTTTTGGCGTCGGTGGCAACCGTCTTTGCAAACCACGAGGTGAGTGTGGAGACCGTCGATCAGAACCCAGCCGGTAAGGACTCGGGTGCCCTGCTTACCATCACAACCCATGAGGCCAGCGAGCGAGATTTGGACTCGGTCGTGGCTGATTTGCGATCAAATGCTGCAGTTCAAAACGTTGACTCGGTGATACGAGTGGAGGGAATCTAA
- a CDS encoding glycoside hydrolase family 13 protein, protein MSSSVQLSGPADWWRQAVVYQIYPRSFSDSNADGIGDLKGIISKADYLSSLSIDAVWLSPFYPSALADGGYDVADYRDVDPRIGTLEQFDDLVEAMHQRGIRIFVDIVPNHSSDQHIWFQQALRSPRGSAERARYIFRDGRGVDGELPPSDLSSHFGPEGWTRTPDGQWYLHLFTKEQPDFDWSNPEVREDFLKTLKFWSDRGVDGFRIDVAHALIKDLDPLPSRSSYDLEVMKDDGSDPLFDRDEVHEVYKTWRKLFNEYDPPRVAVAEAWVHPHRRPPYASLDGLGQAFNFDLLTAKWEARTFRQVIDKNLQFAQQTGSSTTWVMSNHDVIRHVTRLVIPAGKDGVTFADENNWYVKNRLDPKLDLEKGLARAKAATLTMLALPGSSYLYQGEELGLPDVLDIPSEQMQDPQWFRGEGKFKSRDGCRVPLPWEPSGSSFGFGAGGSHLPQPSWFGEYSVVVQEQQPESTLSLYRRALALRKQLQGEEVLNWLESPQGTMAFERPGSWVCFTNFSDEPVAIPAGEVLVSSAPVTAGLLPANSAVWLRRN, encoded by the coding sequence TTGTCCTCATCGGTACAACTATCTGGTCCAGCTGATTGGTGGCGTCAGGCCGTCGTATACCAGATCTACCCCAGAAGCTTTTCGGATTCCAATGCCGATGGAATTGGTGATTTGAAGGGAATCATTTCCAAGGCCGACTATCTTTCATCACTCTCCATCGACGCGGTTTGGCTCTCCCCGTTTTACCCCTCTGCCCTCGCAGATGGCGGTTATGACGTTGCGGATTATCGAGATGTCGACCCTCGGATTGGAACCCTCGAACAATTCGACGATCTGGTGGAAGCGATGCATCAGCGTGGAATTCGCATTTTTGTCGACATTGTTCCCAACCACTCTTCCGACCAGCACATCTGGTTCCAGCAGGCGCTGCGCTCTCCAAGGGGATCCGCCGAGCGCGCAAGATACATCTTCCGAGATGGCAGGGGAGTCGATGGAGAGTTGCCACCATCTGATCTATCGAGCCATTTTGGCCCAGAGGGCTGGACCAGGACACCGGATGGCCAGTGGTATCTTCACCTTTTCACCAAGGAGCAGCCAGATTTTGACTGGTCCAATCCTGAGGTACGCGAGGACTTTCTCAAGACCCTCAAGTTTTGGTCTGACCGAGGTGTCGATGGCTTCAGAATTGACGTCGCCCATGCCCTGATCAAGGACTTGGATCCGCTCCCATCACGCTCCTCTTATGACCTAGAGGTTATGAAGGATGATGGCAGCGATCCGCTGTTTGATCGCGATGAAGTTCACGAGGTCTATAAAACCTGGCGCAAGCTTTTTAACGAGTACGATCCGCCAAGGGTTGCTGTCGCTGAAGCCTGGGTTCACCCCCATCGCAGGCCCCCCTATGCATCGCTTGACGGACTTGGGCAGGCATTCAACTTTGACCTATTGACCGCCAAATGGGAGGCAAGAACCTTCCGCCAGGTGATTGACAAGAATTTGCAGTTTGCTCAGCAGACTGGGTCTTCGACCACCTGGGTCATGTCTAACCACGATGTGATTCGGCACGTCACCCGTCTGGTAATCCCCGCCGGGAAAGACGGCGTAACATTCGCCGACGAAAACAACTGGTACGTGAAAAACCGGCTAGATCCAAAGCTTGATCTAGAAAAAGGTCTTGCAAGAGCGAAGGCCGCAACCCTTACCATGCTCGCCCTGCCCGGCTCCAGCTATCTCTACCAGGGCGAGGAGCTGGGACTGCCAGATGTTCTAGACATCCCGAGCGAGCAGATGCAGGACCCGCAGTGGTTTCGGGGCGAAGGTAAATTCAAAAGTCGTGACGGTTGCCGGGTGCCGCTGCCCTGGGAGCCGTCTGGTTCGTCCTTTGGCTTTGGAGCCGGCGGATCCCATCTTCCTCAGCCCAGCTGGTTCGGCGAGTACTCCGTTGTCGTGCAAGAGCAGCAGCCTGAGTCAACCCTTTCGCTTTACCGCAGGGCCCTGGCTCTGCGTAAACAGCTTCAGGGCGAGGAAGTGCTCAACTGGCTGGAGTCCCCCCAGGGGACAATGGCCTTCGAGCGCCCTGGATCCTGGGTCTGTTTCACCAACTTCTCGGATGAGCCAGTTGCCATTCCAGCGGGGGAGGTCTTGGTGTCCAGTGCCCCTGTTACCGCAGGTTTGCTGCCAGCTAACTCGGCGGTTTGGTTGAGAAGAAACTAG
- the lysA gene encoding diaminopimelate decarboxylase translates to MKNPLAPAWLTPPSDLNAVDQKIWPRTARRNQHGELTVGGVAVSDLIRNYGSPLYVVDQEDFEARLLSTKRAFSDAANKIGTTSKLYYASKALLTTDVVRWVNEAGLAVDVSTQGELAVAIAAGMPGERIGLHGNNKSLVEIGRAIAYGVGAIVIDSEIEIERIASVAGAQDKIQPVRLRVNSGVHAHTHEHLATAREDQKFGVALSDVPDLVAKIRSHSHLRFLGLHSHIGSQIFVVDGFLAAAERLLDVHAQLLAGGEVPELNLGGGFGISYTKADHPLAIAEMATRIAKAVADKCSALGIAVPKLAFEPGRVISGPAGITLYSVGTIKDVSVSESGAGATRKYVSVDGGMSDNARPALYQAEYSALIASRVSSATPALSRVVGKHCESGDIVVRHEYLPSDVAVNDILAVAATGAYCFSLSSNYNFLTRPAMVAVKSGNSSLLIRAETEQDLLSRDAGYQGGRAE, encoded by the coding sequence ATGAAAAACCCACTTGCCCCAGCCTGGTTGACTCCACCGAGTGACCTGAACGCCGTTGACCAGAAGATTTGGCCCAGAACTGCCAGGCGAAACCAGCACGGGGAGCTGACCGTTGGCGGCGTGGCGGTATCCGACCTGATTAGAAACTACGGATCACCGCTCTACGTTGTGGATCAGGAAGACTTTGAGGCGCGACTGCTCAGCACCAAGCGAGCTTTCAGCGATGCGGCAAACAAGATTGGCACCACCTCAAAGCTCTACTACGCCTCGAAGGCGCTGTTGACAACTGACGTGGTGCGGTGGGTGAATGAAGCCGGACTAGCTGTTGATGTTTCGACCCAGGGCGAGCTTGCCGTTGCGATTGCTGCCGGTATGCCGGGCGAGCGTATCGGACTGCACGGCAACAACAAATCCCTCGTGGAGATTGGCCGGGCTATCGCCTACGGCGTTGGCGCCATCGTCATCGACTCAGAAATTGAAATTGAACGCATCGCCTCAGTTGCCGGAGCACAAGACAAGATTCAGCCAGTTCGACTTCGGGTGAACTCTGGCGTTCACGCTCACACGCATGAGCATCTGGCGACCGCGCGGGAAGACCAAAAATTTGGAGTGGCTCTCAGCGATGTTCCTGACCTCGTTGCCAAGATTCGATCACACTCCCACCTTCGATTCCTGGGTCTGCACTCTCACATTGGCTCGCAGATTTTTGTGGTTGATGGATTCTTGGCTGCTGCAGAGCGCCTTTTGGATGTCCATGCCCAGCTCCTTGCCGGGGGAGAGGTTCCAGAGCTAAACCTGGGCGGTGGATTCGGCATCTCCTACACAAAGGCAGACCACCCACTTGCTATCGCCGAGATGGCCACGCGAATTGCAAAAGCGGTGGCCGACAAGTGCTCAGCGCTAGGTATCGCCGTTCCAAAACTCGCTTTCGAGCCTGGACGAGTGATTTCCGGACCGGCCGGCATCACGCTCTATTCGGTTGGAACGATCAAGGACGTCTCAGTTTCTGAGTCGGGTGCTGGGGCAACTAGGAAGTACGTGAGTGTTGACGGCGGCATGAGCGATAACGCCAGACCTGCGCTGTATCAGGCTGAATATTCGGCTTTGATTGCCTCAAGAGTTTCCTCGGCAACCCCGGCGCTTTCGCGCGTGGTTGGAAAGCACTGCGAGTCTGGAGACATTGTGGTGCGCCACGAGTATCTCCCCAGCGATGTGGCGGTAAACGACATACTCGCGGTTGCTGCCACCGGCGCCTACTGCTTTTCGCTATCTTCTAACTACAACTTTTTGACCAGGCCTGCGATGGTTGCGGTCAAATCAGGAAACAGCTCACTTCTAATCCGGGCTGAAACTGAACAGGATTTGCTGAGCCGGGATGCTGGCTACCAAGGCGGAAGGGCCGAATAA
- the thrB gene encoding homoserine kinase, producing the protein MTRVIVKIPATSANLGPGFDTLGMALSFYDQYEAEVISSGLEIKIVGEGEADIPTDESNLIFSTLKLVFDRMGKTLPPLRITCHNNIPHGRGMGSSGAAVTGGIMLAAGLLQPEIVLTEQQLLDFATEIEGHPDNVAPALFGGLTIAWKDETGPHHKKLSVHRGISPLVLVPPNQMSTKLARSLQPESVPHTDAVFNVSRSALLVAALTQSPELTFAATEDRLHQNYRASAMPETSRLIEELRAKGHPAVVSGAGPSVLVLEDDPAKRAEAIKFVEREFSTWKALPLAVDFKGASVERQSGSGV; encoded by the coding sequence GTGACTCGCGTAATAGTCAAGATTCCAGCGACCAGTGCAAACCTGGGTCCTGGTTTTGACACTTTGGGTATGGCGTTGAGCTTTTACGACCAGTACGAGGCAGAGGTAATCTCCTCGGGGCTTGAAATCAAGATTGTCGGCGAGGGTGAAGCTGACATTCCAACCGATGAGAGCAACCTCATCTTCAGCACCCTAAAGCTAGTTTTTGATCGAATGGGAAAAACCCTTCCGCCACTTCGTATCACTTGCCACAACAACATCCCCCACGGTCGCGGTATGGGCTCCTCAGGAGCTGCTGTCACCGGAGGCATCATGCTTGCCGCTGGACTGCTGCAGCCGGAGATTGTGCTGACTGAGCAGCAACTTCTGGATTTTGCCACTGAAATCGAGGGCCACCCCGACAATGTCGCACCCGCTCTGTTTGGTGGTCTGACCATCGCCTGGAAAGACGAGACCGGACCGCACCACAAAAAGCTAAGTGTTCACCGCGGTATCTCGCCGCTGGTGCTGGTTCCGCCAAATCAAATGTCAACCAAGCTGGCCCGAAGCCTGCAGCCGGAATCTGTCCCACACACCGATGCGGTATTCAATGTTTCCCGCTCCGCGCTGCTGGTGGCTGCTTTGACGCAAAGCCCCGAGCTGACTTTTGCTGCCACCGAGGATCGCCTCCACCAGAACTATCGGGCCAGCGCCATGCCTGAAACCAGTCGCTTGATTGAGGAACTGCGTGCCAAGGGGCACCCGGCCGTGGTCTCAGGTGCTGGACCTTCGGTACTGGTGCTCGAGGATGACCCTGCGAAGCGAGCCGAAGCCATCAAGTTTGTTGAGCGCGAGTTTTCAACATGGAAAGCACTGCCGCTTGCAGTTGACTTCAAAGGTGCTAGTGTTGAGAGGCAGTCTGGATCAGGCGTCTAA
- a CDS encoding carbohydrate ABC transporter permease produces the protein MTSAAAKTSVRAQAKNIFSSPWAAFAAWVIAILWTIPTFGLLVTSIRPEKDINNSGWWTFFVQPNISFDNYTQVLFEGSTTNPPLYQFFFNSLAVTLPAVIFPITLAVFAAYALAWFEFKGREFIFFSIFALQVIPLQLTLIPLLQLFAKGLVIGDVTIIPDFGITGTYIPIWIAHTIFGLPLAIFMLHNFLSQIPRELIEAARVDGAGWFTLFSKIVLPLSVPAIASFAIFQFLWVWNDLLVGLTFGGGAKEVAPMTIRLAEMVGTRGSGWELLTAGAFVSMVVPLLVFFALQRYFVRGLLAGSVKG, from the coding sequence ATGACCTCTGCAGCAGCAAAGACCAGCGTTAGGGCGCAGGCAAAAAACATCTTCTCTTCTCCATGGGCGGCATTTGCCGCCTGGGTGATCGCAATTCTTTGGACCATCCCAACCTTCGGGCTTCTGGTTACTTCGATTCGGCCAGAGAAGGACATCAACAACTCCGGTTGGTGGACGTTCTTTGTGCAGCCCAACATTTCCTTCGACAACTACACACAGGTGCTTTTTGAGGGATCAACCACCAACCCGCCGCTTTACCAGTTTTTCTTCAACTCACTGGCGGTTACTCTGCCAGCTGTTATTTTCCCGATCACTCTCGCGGTCTTTGCGGCGTATGCGCTGGCCTGGTTTGAGTTCAAGGGTCGAGAGTTTATCTTCTTTAGCATCTTTGCCCTGCAGGTAATTCCACTTCAGTTGACGTTGATTCCTCTCCTTCAGCTTTTCGCCAAGGGCCTGGTTATCGGGGATGTGACCATCATTCCGGACTTCGGAATCACTGGGACTTACATCCCGATCTGGATCGCCCACACCATATTTGGACTGCCGCTTGCAATTTTTATGCTGCACAACTTCCTGAGTCAGATTCCAAGGGAGCTAATTGAAGCAGCACGTGTCGACGGCGCAGGCTGGTTCACGCTGTTCTCGAAGATTGTGCTTCCGCTGTCTGTTCCAGCTATCGCATCCTTTGCCATCTTCCAGTTCCTTTGGGTCTGGAACGACTTGTTGGTTGGTCTCACCTTCGGTGGCGGTGCAAAAGAAGTTGCGCCAATGACCATTCGCTTGGCTGAAATGGTTGGCACCAGAGGTTCTGGTTGGGAGCTGTTGACTGCGGGAGCCTTTGTTTCGATGGTTGTTCCGCTGCTGGTCTTCTTTGCCCTGCAGCGCTACTTCGTGAGAGGCCTGCTGGCTGGTTCGGTGAAGGGCTAG
- the thrC gene encoding threonine synthase, whose translation MAHQWRGVIREYFDRLPFTQDDPIVTLGEGGTPLIAAPALAKLLDVGSVHLKYEGMNPTGSFKDRGMTTAVSKAKGKGARAVIAASTGNTSAAAAAYAVAGGMQAVVLVPAGKISWGKLSQAVAHKGQILQVRGNFDDCLRLARELSENYPVFLVNSVNPDRLQGQKTAAFEVFDALGFAPDLHAMPLGNAGNISAYHLGYREDRDAGRISKLPMLYGIQAEGAAPFMKGSPVAKPETIATAIRIGNPASWDLAQEAKRDTGGAFGAVSDREILWMHRFLSQETGVFVEPSSATGAAGLYKAKLKGELPKVDSIVVTVTGHGLKDPDWALKDDRGRQIKPKKVSATAASVAEVLGLERNK comes from the coding sequence ATGGCTCACCAGTGGCGCGGAGTGATTCGCGAATACTTTGATCGACTTCCTTTTACCCAGGACGATCCAATCGTCACCTTGGGTGAGGGCGGAACTCCACTCATTGCGGCTCCGGCGCTGGCGAAACTCCTGGATGTCGGTAGCGTTCACCTGAAATACGAGGGCATGAACCCAACCGGCTCCTTCAAAGACCGCGGCATGACAACTGCGGTTTCTAAAGCCAAGGGCAAGGGCGCAAGGGCTGTAATCGCGGCCTCCACCGGAAACACCTCAGCCGCTGCTGCTGCCTACGCTGTTGCCGGAGGCATGCAGGCGGTCGTCTTGGTTCCAGCCGGAAAAATCTCCTGGGGCAAGCTCTCTCAGGCAGTTGCCCACAAAGGGCAGATTCTTCAGGTTCGTGGAAACTTTGACGATTGCCTTCGCCTGGCCAGAGAGCTCAGTGAGAACTACCCGGTGTTCTTGGTGAACTCCGTGAATCCGGATCGCCTGCAGGGTCAGAAGACTGCCGCGTTTGAGGTTTTTGATGCGCTTGGGTTTGCACCGGATCTCCACGCCATGCCACTTGGCAACGCCGGAAACATTTCCGCCTACCACCTCGGCTATCGCGAGGATCGCGATGCTGGACGGATTTCCAAGCTGCCGATGCTCTACGGTATTCAGGCCGAGGGTGCGGCACCATTCATGAAGGGTTCGCCGGTTGCAAAGCCGGAGACCATCGCTACTGCTATTCGGATCGGTAACCCAGCCTCCTGGGATCTGGCGCAAGAGGCAAAGCGAGACACCGGTGGTGCCTTTGGGGCAGTTAGCGATCGTGAAATTCTATGGATGCACAGGTTCCTGTCGCAAGAAACCGGCGTATTCGTTGAGCCTTCCAGCGCCACTGGAGCGGCTGGTCTTTACAAGGCCAAGCTCAAGGGTGAGCTACCGAAGGTTGATTCCATAGTCGTTACCGTTACCGGCCACGGCCTAAAGGATCCAGACTGGGCCCTCAAGGACGACCGCGGTCGTCAGATCAAGCCAAAGAAGGTCTCCGCAACTGCCGCTTCGGTTGCCGAAGTGCTCGGGCTGGAGCGAAACAAGTGA
- the argS gene encoding arginine--tRNA ligase — protein sequence MNPEQLSAAIAASIGRLVSAGVVVVDVPESVVVERPKNRDHGDWATNVAMQLGSKAGLSPRDFANLLVGELAKVDGVEKVEIAGPGFINLFVSDSATGALAKEIVLAGAGYGRGDSLSGVKLNLEFVSANPTGPIHLGGTRWAAVGDSLARIFQSQGAEVTREYYFNDHGAQIDRFARSLLARAKAEPAPDDGYSGQYIEEIANQVLASSSIDPLSLPESEAQEVFRAAGVELMFEQIRQSLHDFGVDFDVYFHENSLYESGEVEKSIARLRELGHIYESEGAVWLRSTELGDDKDRVILKSDGDAAYIAGDIAYYQNKRSRGFDRCIYMLGADHHGYVPRMMALCAAFGDTPGLNMEILIGQMVNLVRDGEPVRMSKRAGTVVTMEDLVDSVGVDAARYALARSSINQSLDVDLEQLSKKTNDNPVFYVQYAHARTKQVAKNALALGVDDTEFLPELLSHASESELLASLSEFPRVVAQAAEFREPHRVARYLELVAGNYHRWYDNCRVTPLGEQSVESVHRTRLWLNNAAGVVLANGLHLLGVSAPERM from the coding sequence GTGAACCCAGAGCAGTTATCCGCAGCCATCGCAGCCAGCATTGGTCGCCTGGTCTCCGCTGGGGTTGTAGTTGTTGATGTTCCAGAATCTGTCGTGGTGGAGCGCCCTAAGAATCGGGATCACGGTGACTGGGCCACAAACGTCGCCATGCAGCTCGGGTCAAAGGCCGGCTTGAGCCCGAGGGATTTCGCTAATTTGCTGGTTGGTGAACTGGCAAAGGTTGATGGGGTTGAAAAGGTTGAGATTGCAGGACCTGGCTTTATTAATCTTTTTGTTTCAGACTCCGCAACCGGTGCTCTGGCAAAAGAGATCGTGCTCGCTGGAGCTGGCTACGGGCGGGGAGATTCGCTAAGCGGAGTCAAACTAAACCTCGAATTCGTGTCGGCTAACCCAACCGGTCCAATTCACTTGGGCGGCACGCGCTGGGCTGCAGTCGGCGACTCGCTAGCAAGAATCTTCCAGTCGCAGGGTGCTGAGGTTACCCGGGAGTATTACTTCAACGACCACGGTGCTCAAATTGACCGGTTCGCTAGGTCCTTACTTGCAAGAGCTAAGGCAGAGCCGGCTCCCGACGACGGATATTCCGGTCAATACATTGAAGAAATTGCAAATCAGGTGTTGGCCTCAAGCAGCATCGATCCACTGAGTTTGCCTGAAAGCGAAGCCCAAGAGGTCTTCCGGGCTGCCGGAGTCGAGCTGATGTTTGAGCAGATTCGTCAGTCCCTGCACGATTTTGGCGTCGACTTTGACGTTTATTTTCACGAGAACTCGCTCTATGAATCAGGCGAGGTAGAAAAGTCCATCGCAAGATTGCGCGAGCTTGGTCACATCTACGAGTCTGAAGGTGCAGTCTGGCTCAGATCCACTGAGCTTGGGGATGACAAGGATCGAGTGATCCTAAAAAGCGACGGAGACGCCGCCTACATCGCAGGAGATATCGCCTACTACCAGAACAAGCGCTCACGCGGGTTTGATCGCTGCATCTACATGCTCGGAGCCGATCACCACGGCTATGTCCCGCGCATGATGGCACTCTGCGCAGCCTTTGGGGACACCCCCGGCTTGAACATGGAAATTTTGATCGGGCAGATGGTGAACCTGGTCAGAGATGGTGAGCCGGTAAGGATGTCGAAGCGGGCTGGAACCGTGGTAACCATGGAAGACCTGGTTGATTCGGTAGGTGTCGATGCGGCGCGGTATGCGCTGGCAAGAAGTTCAATCAACCAGTCCCTCGACGTTGACCTGGAGCAACTGAGCAAAAAGACCAATGACAATCCAGTGTTCTACGTCCAGTACGCCCATGCGCGAACCAAGCAGGTTGCCAAGAATGCGCTCGCCCTGGGTGTTGATGACACCGAGTTCCTGCCGGAACTGCTCAGTCACGCTTCAGAATCAGAACTTCTGGCCTCCCTCAGTGAGTTTCCCCGGGTGGTTGCACAAGCGGCAGAGTTCCGGGAGCCCCATCGCGTAGCAAGGTACCTCGAGTTGGTTGCTGGCAATTACCACCGCTGGTATGACAACTGCCGAGTAACCCCACTTGGAGAGCAAAGTGTCGAAAGTGTGCATCGAACCAGGCTTTGGCTCAACAACGCCGCGGGTGTTGTGCTAGCCAACGGTCTTCACCTCCTTGGCGTGAGCGCACCGGAGAGGATGTAG
- a CDS encoding carbohydrate ABC transporter permease, whose amino-acid sequence MIALALHSARKTPADIIAENFSLLALALVSFAAVIFLVFLLASRASVKAQEWLKYLVFLVPASLLLLVGLIYPAIRTLILSFMDKKSENFVGFDNYIWAFTIPEITVVLTNTAIWVVTVPTLSTLIGLGIAYMTDRMKRPAVIKSLIFMPMAISFVGAGVIWKFVYNYQPNDNKPDIGLFSAIFKALGLTPPNWLLEVPLNTFLLILVMIWIQTGFAMVVLSAALKNIPDEVTEAAMLDGATPWRRFYLVSVPMIRATIVVVLTTITIGTLKVFDIVRTMTGGNFQTNVIANEMYSQSFRQMNYGQGSALAIILFVAIIPIIVYNIRQLRLERTER is encoded by the coding sequence ATGATTGCACTTGCACTTCACTCAGCAAGAAAAACTCCAGCGGACATCATCGCGGAAAACTTCTCGTTGTTGGCACTGGCCTTGGTCAGCTTCGCTGCGGTAATCTTCTTGGTTTTCCTGCTCGCTTCTCGCGCCTCTGTGAAGGCACAAGAGTGGCTGAAGTACCTGGTTTTCTTGGTTCCGGCATCCCTGCTTCTTCTGGTTGGCCTGATCTACCCGGCCATCCGCACCTTGATTCTGTCCTTCATGGATAAGAAGTCTGAAAACTTCGTTGGTTTTGACAATTACATCTGGGCGTTCACTATCCCGGAGATTACTGTCGTTCTGACAAACACCGCGATTTGGGTTGTAACCGTTCCAACCCTTTCGACGTTGATTGGTCTGGGCATCGCCTACATGACCGACCGCATGAAGCGACCAGCGGTTATCAAGTCGCTAATTTTTATGCCGATGGCTATTTCGTTTGTGGGAGCCGGTGTCATCTGGAAATTCGTTTACAACTACCAGCCGAATGACAACAAGCCAGACATCGGTCTTTTCTCAGCAATCTTCAAGGCTCTTGGCCTGACGCCGCCCAACTGGTTGCTCGAAGTCCCGCTGAACACTTTCCTGCTGATTCTCGTGATGATTTGGATTCAGACTGGTTTCGCGATGGTAGTGCTCTCAGCCGCACTCAAGAATATCCCGGATGAAGTTACTGAGGCTGCCATGCTGGACGGCGCAACGCCATGGCGCCGCTTCTATCTTGTTTCGGTTCCTATGATTAGGGCGACCATCGTGGTGGTGCTCACCACCATCACCATTGGAACCCTCAAAGTGTTTGACATCGTTCGCACGATGACCGGTGGAAACTTCCAGACCAACGTGATTGCAAACGAGATGTACTCCCAGTCTTTCCGACAGATGAATTACGGTCAGGGTTCAGCGCTAGCCATCATCTTGTTCGTGGCAATCATTCCGATCATCGTCTACAACATTCGACAGCTTCGCCTAGAGAGGACGGAACGCTAA